In Capsicum annuum cultivar UCD-10X-F1 chromosome 8, UCD10Xv1.1, whole genome shotgun sequence, the genomic window ATAACCACTCCTTACGATTTGTCATCACGATTCGTAACCAAGACTGTGACTAGGATCCCATACACAGTCGACCTTACGACTTAAGATTAGGACCCAAATCAAgatcttacgactcgtaaggtctagTCGTGAGCAACACAAAACCCAAATAGGTttaacactggacatcctacgaaTGGCACAGACGACTCGTTACAtatccttacggctcttagtgagccactcgtactcagagcagaactttgTCACTAAATTTCTGATTTGGTTACGACTTGGGTCCCTAGGACCTATAACTACAACCTACGACTCGTACCCCCAAGTCGTACCTAGGacaaaaactcaaaaaacatCCACTGGccaccttatgactagggtcacaTGACCCGTCAAGACACCCTATGGCTCATAAAGTGAGTCGTAATCAAGGCAGTGAGcctaaagctcaagaattttcaagggccaaaaatctgGGGCGTTATAGTAATGGTAGCCTCAAATTTTTTAGGTACTGTCACTAGGATTTTCTCAACAATCCTGGAATCGTTAAAAGTGGAACCCAACTACCTAATGTGATTTGCTATATTACGAATTCGGTCAGAGTACTCTATTATGGTTTCACGTTTCTTCATTCTTTGCAACTCAAACTCACATCCCAGAGTCAACACTTGCATCCCTCGAATTCTTTCATCTCCTTCATACTCAGTCTTGAGATAATCCCATACCTCTTTCACTGAGTTCAGAGACATGATACGAGTGAAGACATTGTATGAAGCTACAGTAAACAAGTAAGTCTTCGCCTTTGATTTCCGGTTTTCCTATCCTTGTGAGTTTTAATCTGCGCTGTCATGGGATTGTTTGGCAAGGGAGCTATCTCGTATTCATCTTCAACAGCTTCCCAAAGATCCAAAGCTTCCAGATATATCTGCATTCTAACTGCCCAAATTTGATAACTTCCTCCATCGAAAGTTGGTGGTGCCATTAAAGAAAAACTTGCTTCTTCGTTCATGGTATCCACTGGATCAGATTGATGCACACACTCAGGTCGCTCAAGattaaagctctgataccaattgttggttttaATATTGTTAAGGAAAATAAGTGTAGCAAGGAGAGCCAAGAACTTAGCGGCGGACAACAAAGATCGAGTTAGAGAATAAGGGATGCgaagaagtttttttttaatttccagtTAAAAGCAgcgtatttttttattatcaacTCCTGACTTAAATAGTGTTATTACAACTAAAAGTAGGTCAAAAATTACCATAATCCAATTTGACAAGGAGTCGTATGTAAGAAGACAGGGGAAAAACAAAAGACAAGTCACGTAGAAAATCAACACATACGCCAAGTCCCAGCATTCTTTGGCACCAACAACACCGGAACCGCACACGGACTCATGCTTTCCTCGATGTAtcctttgttgagaagttcctCAACTTATTTTTGGAGTTACTTTGTGTCTTCCGGATTGCTTCGATAGGCCGGTTCGTTTGGCAAGCCTGAACCCAACACGAAGTCAATTTGGTGTTCAATTCCCCGAAGTAGGGGAAATCCATCCAAAAGCTTCTTTGAAAATACATCATCATGGTCCTGCAAACCAAGGGAAATAAAATAAGGGATAGGAGCAGTAGAGTCGTTAGCATGAAAAGCATAGGCGAGGAGAAGCGTGGGTGTGTCATCATCATGTTCTTTGAATAGATCCTTGTTCCTAGCCAACATCCCTCTTCCCcttcaatttctttcttttttcccctTCATCCTTCTCCTTTTCATGGGGTTCCTTTTCACCTTCCTTCTTACCCTTCTCCTTCAATTCTCTCATTCTTTGATGTACCTCATTCACTTATGAGGGTGAAAGGGGATGAAGTGTGAACTTCCGACCATTCAACTCAATAGAATACCGATTAAGAACTCATGTTTGGTTGAACAATCATATTTTCATGGTCTTCCAAGCAAAATATGACAAGCTTGCAACGGaatcacatcacaaagcacctcATCTTGATAACTCCCAATCTTGAACCGAATCACAAATTCTCTAGTCACTTTCCATTCTCCACACTCATTTAGCCATTAGAGCTTGTACGGTGTGGAATGCTTGGTTGTGGGTAATTTCATGAAATCAACCATGGTGGCACTAGCTACATTCAACTTCCACTATCAGTGAGCAATTAGCACCATAGTTTCCTTGATAAGATATTTAGTATGGAATACATTTTTCCTTTGACTAAAGAGTCATCTAATGGCTTACTAATCATTACTCGTTTTACCACAAAGTTTGGGACTTTAAAAACTCTGTCTTGAGGCTAAGCGTCCTCATTTCCTTCCTCTACTTGCGCGTCTTCCTCAAACCCCTCTCCTTCTTGGGTTTCTCGTTCATTATCTTCTTGTCCCACCTCTTCGCCAAGGTAATACATCCTCCCTTTTCTAAGGATCACATTCCTCCGGTTAGGACATTCATTTGCCTTGTGTCCccaaccttgacatttaaaacactGAGAACCTTTAGGATTAAGAGTTGGATACTTGTTAACTGTATTCCTTGGAGGGTACTTTGGAATAGTCTTCTCTATGGGTTTCACATCATCAGACTTGTTGACATCCTTGTTCTTGTTCCATCCAGTTGACGGTTGAGCTACTTCTTTGTTCTTACCCCAATAATTAGTAGATAAGTACCTTTTGGGTTTGATAGAAGTCCTCTTCTTGAGATCCCTCTCAACATCCAAGGTCGTTTGAAAGATGTCTTTTATGGTAGCAAACATATGACAAGTCATTACCAAAGAGATCTCCTtgttcaacccaaccttgaagcggATGACGACATGTTCCATATTCCCATGATActcaagcttcaagatcaattgttgaaattcatcatagtaagtCAAAACACGTTTGTCCCCTTGCCTTAGGTTGTACAACTAGGTAAGTAACTCATGTCTATATCTTTCCGACACATACTTCTTTCTCATGAGACCCTTCAATGCATCTCATAGTGGTAGTTGTCCCTCGTTTAGAACTTGTTGAAATCTTTTGGCATATTCCCACTATGTAATATCAAACCCTTTAAATTGGGCTATGACGTAGCGACTTTTCTTGACATCGATGAGATCATTGACTTGAAAGATTCTCTCACAAATGGACTCCCATTCTAGATAAGCCTCAGGATCACTTTCTCCCCCTTGAAAGTTGGAAGACTACTCTTTGATTGAATTGATCCCTACATCTCGGCCTCCATTGCCACCTTGCTCCTCATGGTAGTTCCAGTGTCCTTCCCCTTAGGGTCGATTTCCTAAGTTACCTTTTCTATGTGGATCGGACCAAATCTTTCTCCTCGACCGCTATGCCTCCTTAAACCCTTGGCCTATTCCTCACGTACTCCGCAAACATAGCCACCTCATCATGCTCCTCAAACCCATTTTCTTCAACTTGGATAGGTTGATTTTGGTTAGGCGATGCTTGAGGTAGTGGATTTTACTTTGGTGGTGCTTGCGGTACTTAGTCATAGGGTATTTGGTGAGGTGGATCTTGGTTTTAGGGAATTTCTTGGTTGACATAGTTGAATTGGGGTTGGAGTGAATAAACGGGATTACTGTTGTATGGGTAGGTAGTGGTTTGGGTGATGGGGTCTTGTGATTGCCTTGGTGGGTAGCACATTTGGTGGAGGGTTTCCGAGGAGATAGTATCGGATGTGTTTTGAGCGTGTCCACTAGATGAGGCATGGTAGGTTTGAGGAGTGGATTGGGCGGAGTTTAGACGATCTTCCATGTTGACCATCCTCCTATCCTTCCATGTTAACAAGTTAATGTTAGGAAAATAACCTCACAACTCTACACACCTTTGTGTGCCTCACACTTGGATCTGCAAATATTGAATGATGGCATATACTTTAATGAAAGCTGAGGTGTCGATTGTTACTCTTGTCCAAAATAGATTCTTGATTGAAAGACTCAAAGAAATTGTTTATGGACTTGCACCAAAAAATTACGACGAAATAAAACTAGCAAAGCACAAAAAAATGGTACGAAGAACGAAAGCGGGCTCAAGAATGAACTCACAACTAAGTCGGTGGATTACTAATTGATAATTAGTGTTACAATCAAGTAAAGATGattaagaatcaaagaaataaaACTAGAAATCTAAAATTAGCTTTCGAGAACTTTTCCAGCATGACTGGCTATCACTAGGCTGATTGACCATCAGAAGAGCCGTCAGGTTTTATCCAGAAAGCGGTTCCAACTTTGTCTCAGCGACTGATCATGTGATTGACCGTCACAGGTGCAACTGGCCGTCAGGGGAGTCGTCAGACTTAGGCTAATCCAGAATGGTCTCCAAGACTTCTTGCGACTGTAAGGGTGACGATTAGTCACTGACTTGGATATTAGACAGATGAGCCATCACTCATAGGTAAGAATTTCTTGTGGGCCCTTTGTACTCTCTTTGGAATATTCTTTGGCATAAACAACTACACCTCATTTTTCCTATATCCTTTTGGATCAAACCTTAACTTTTGAGTGTTCTTCTTCAACAAGTCGTTAAGAACATGAAGAACATTCAAATTTGACCCTTAAGCAAATGAACTAGAAATTCGATGAAATTCAAAACCCAAGCTCACAAACACAACCCAAGCAATTTCAAAGCCAAAAACGCAACTCAAACTATTCAAATTTTTGGACCCACTTCaaatttcttcaaactcaagctccaACAATGGTGGAATTCACAATTCAACCCGGATTGAGCTCAAACTTTAGATTTCGACTAACTAAATACTAGAGAAAAGGATTCTAAGtatcggaaacacaaacaagactaaaaatcaaaaactcaaaatttcaaaaacaccaaaaaaaaaaacgtgAACTATTTTTTTCGTGATTTTCGCGATAACAAACCTAAGATTAGAATTGTGGAAACAATCTTAAGCTCGACTCCAATACCAAATGATAACAGGCAAATACGAAAACAAGAATTTAACTAAGAGAACAAGATAGAAATTGATAAATAGATGAAGATAGACACAAGAAGGATGATGAACTAAGAAcgatttgaaaatccaaaaacccCATGTACTAACAAAGAAATTTACACTACGAAAGCCCAAAGTACAAGAAACCTTGATATTTGTACAGTTAGGGGACGTAGCAAAGCAGGTAAGGGACAATAAAGAGCTGAAATGCAGGGTTCATGGGAATGCTATGTTAGGAATATGAGCTGTTTTCTAATCTCACATACATTTATCAGTCGCCTATGATCAATGTATAGTGAATCTAGTTCTTTCTGTTCTTCTTCATAATTGAACCATTTCTTCTAACTTTGCCACCTAAAACTGGAATTGTTTGTGTCATATATTAGCCAGAAAAGAATCATACAGAAAAACAAATGTAGTAAGacaagtaaaataattaaattactcGGAATAGATAAATGTGCGACAAAAGAAATTCAGTTACGATTTTTTAAACCAAACATAACTTCAACCAGAAACTAAGAGAcctatattaaactcaaaaaaacCTCAGTGCAACAGGAATTCATTTAAAGCAGTTCCAGTCAAGTCAATACAGTACAGGGATGTCTTACGAGGAGGAATTCAAGTGAGATTCATCCGTCGCCCAAGATTTTCCTAGAGTGGTCATGACAACGCCAGATATGCTAACAAAGACTGCAACTACTTTGGCCATATTTAAGGAATCCTCACCAAATATTACACCAACAAAAAGAGTGAATAAGCCCGACGTAGAAGATAGTACTGTTGTGCTTGCAACACTTGTATGCTCAAGTGCTGCATTTGATAGGTACTGCAGAAAAACAAAAGACACAAATAAGCTCATTGAGTTTTCTAGCAAAGCAGTTTCTCTTTTTCCTTCCTGTACTTTGGGGAAGGCAACAAATTACAAACATAACTAAAGTTGACTTTCACACCTCGGTTATAAACCAGAGAGGAGCAAGAAAGAATCCATAACAAGCAATTTGCCAGGCCGTCATCTCTTTTCCATTTTTTAGATCATCAGAACTACCATTGTATATAGCAACAAGAGGTTTTCCTTCTTCCTCTGCCGAAATATTTTCTTCGCTGTCTTTTCTATCCATTGATTTCTGGATTTCTATCTCAAAGACTTTCTGTACTGTGTGCTTTAAAGGAGAACTATGTCTCATATATGATTCATTGTCAGTACTTTTATCAGTTCTACTAGGGCGTCTCTTCAGCAAATCGCATATCCAATCCTTAAGAAATGCTACAGGGAGATAAATTACCAGCAAAGAAGCTCCAAGGTATGTGATTGCAAATGGCTGcttatattctgagaaaatgcccTGTCATAGTACACACACAATGAAAAAATTCAATTCATAGTATAGAAGGTTGCATCATGTTCACCCATGCAAATTCAAATTCAGTAATTCAACTCATTTAGGATTATGCAGGAACAATTTTTTTCATAGTACTACAGTGCTATAACCCCCAAAGGACCCAAACTTagaggcaaattctacagagtggtggttagaccgacTTAGTTGTATGGGGCGAAGTGTTGTCCTGTTAAGAAGGCCCGCATCCAGAAGATGAAGGTGGCCGAGATGAGAATATTTCGGTGGATGTGTGGGAGTACTAGGAAAGATagaattagaaatgaggttattcgagataaggtgggagtgacttcggtggaagccaagatgagggaagcgaggttgagatgattcggtcatgtgatgaggaggagcacggatgccccaatgcgaaggtgtgagaggttggctagggatggtttcaagtgaggtagaggtagaccgaagaagtattggagggaggtgattagacatgacatggagcagctttcGATtgccgaggacatgaccctggataggaagttgtggagaaggcggattagggtagaaggttagtctgGATATTGTATCTTTTGGTGTGTTACTAGAAGTatcttgtttatggtattattgaatatgctaatttctattgtatcttgttcttttactattccttatcttagaTTGTCTTATTTTGAGCTGGGGgactatcggaaacagtctttctatctcacatttgaggtagtggtatgaactgcgtacacttaccctcaccagaccccacttggtaggagtatattgggtatgttgttgttgttgtaggaagTACTAAAATTATCATCTCTATAGTTGATGCATCTTCTACAATAATTACTTGCATGCACATGAAAACAGGTACATCTGTttacaattacaaaataaaaattactcggTGACTACCTTTTTTCTAATAAAGATAATGTCCGGTAGGCTGTATATAGAGCAAAAGCAGCATTAGAAGGTGCTGAAAATAATTACAAGCTCACTAAGGAATCACGAGGATACTGTCAAAAGCTATTCTAATCAGTCAGTTGTGTCATCACAAGTTGCCTATTAGATCTATCAAATCCCCTATATAACCCATGAGATCCCTTTTTTGGTGGTGTCGCCTGGACAAGATcctatttacaccaaaaatataataaactaaGACAAGTCATCCTAATTTTGTGGGTTGAGTTGCTTGTGTCTTCAAAAAGTCTTAAATTTCTCTCTTTCCATGTTATCAACCATATGCAAACTCTTTCTGGGGAGGTTGAGGGAAGGATAAAGCAACTAAGGCAGGACATCATTGTTGTAAGCCTCCTTCACCGGGATCAGTTGCGACCAATTCTCCTCACAATATCTTCTTCCTATACATTTCCAGATGTTAAGTAACTCAAAGGTAGTTTTAGGCATGACCCAATTCTTCTATGGCTCTTCCTAATATGAGTTTGACCTTTGAGAAGGAAAAATGGGCAATATACTTGGGAGTAGGGAGTACTTTTCTTGTGCAATGCAATTATGTGTATTTATATAGCCTAAAAACACTTGGGCGAGGGACCTAGCCAAAGATGTAAGATACAGCAAAATTTCTGCCAATAGGCTAAAACATAGTTTTCAATGCAGTAAATATTAAGccaacacattttttttttttgggggggggatTGCTCATAGATGGGTAATTCAAATTAAGCATCTTCGCATCCAAGTCCCTTTCATGTCTTTAACATTCTTAGATATCTATTAAAGAATAATAATGGCCACATATATAATAAAGAGATGATTCCCCGCTAATTGTCAGAAATGCACCCAaaggtgtggcctagtggttcaatgatgTGGGTTGAGCACCATAAGTTCTCAGGTTTAATCCCTGGCAGAGATAGACACTAGGTGATTACTTCTCACCTGTCCCAGCCTTGGTGAACAGAATTACCTGGTACCTGTTGATGGGAGGTGCCAGGTATCCCATGGAATTAGTCGAAGTGCGCATAAGTTGGCccagacaccacggttatcaaaaaaaaattgtcagaAATGTTTTCATGAGCAACCAGGGACATAAAGCATACAACATGTTTAGATTTGAATAAGGAGAAGCATCTCATATGAACCACTTGACAACTACTTGAACACCATATCCTCTTTGATCACAATGCAAAGTGCCAAATACTGAGCAAAGTACCTTAGGTACAGCCTAAGCAAGTACTGTGCATATTTGAATAAATTACAAATGCAACCAACAATCTTGTCCCTTTCCTCTGAAGAAAGGATGGACGAAACTGGACCAGAATAAGAAAAGAAGTACCCTAAATCATGTCAGAATGACCCAGCATAAGCTTGTTACTTTACGTAAACATGAGAAATAACCTAAAGTTACTGAACACTTAATTGATGTTCTTATCTCTATTATGTAAAGCAATGAATTGGTGTTGTATGAAAGCAAGGAAATGTACTATCATATTTCTAGCTGTGAGGTGATTCATACGAAATTGTAAGAGCACAGAACAAACTATATGTCAGTAAGACAATAACCAACCATATTATAACATGTTAATACAAAAGTCACCTGACTGATAATTTAATCCCATAGCCTTTCTATTGATTGGGATATAAAAATCTTAACATTACGACATCTCAATACAACAATTTTGCAACAAATGCAAACCAGTTGGATGAATCCtctgtaaagaatggatcttgggcctaacacaacctcaaaaactagctaggattgcccaagtccatataagcaaactaccTGTCCATCCCCAACCAAtatgggacttttacccactctaacacccccttCACGCCCAAGGACCAACTGGCGCATGGACCGGGAGCCCAAATAGTGATAGTagacctggctctaataccatatACAGAATGGATCttggcctaactcaacctcaaaaactaGCTCAAGAGATAAGGATtgcccaacaacaacaacaacaacaaacccagtgtattcccacttagtggggtctgggggggtaagatgtacgcagtccatacctctacctctgatgaagtagaaaggctgtttccgaaagacccccggctcaagacacaagatatcacacaaacacatagtaaagcacagaagcagatgacataacataaatacggcacccataagaaatataaaacagcggaaagcagaggaaagcacacagattcgtaataagcatgggacactgaatacggaatcataacgggaataaaaaaaaaaacaacctcaAACCCCACcgagtaattccctacactagcgacccaatctggccctactcttctgccgtaattcgcgtcttccagaccttcctatctagggtcatgtcctcggtaagctgtaactgttccaagTCCAGGAAATTACATGGTATAGCCCCAATAGTAGCTCAAGAGatgaggattgcccaagtccagAAAATTACATGGTATAGCCCCAATAGAAGGTGGCTTTGGATttttgaccccaataagaaaaatatttaaagacTAGTCTTCCttcctttttaagtatagtacaagtacaattttgcccctctacacctcaaatatttttaaactttccatactcgcttctctcaaattttatttttatttttgttattttcactttttatttttcctttaactttatttcatgtttaaattcatttgtctcaacctttatttttttctctttttcttttttctcaaatattatctatttcttcatttctttattttctttttttaattcatttgtctcaacctttattttttgtttttatcatttctcttttttcctcattttttcaaactttatttttattttcgtctcatttttgtttttctcaatttttcaattcttcgcttttttcttaatctttatttttttcttttttttctcaatctcttcttttatttctctattttgtttgatctcttttttatttttttcaacttctattatattttgctaataaatacaaaattggataatccgccaagggatcttcttttttaacatcaaagcaaatttaaggacATGAATTGTCTTAGGAAATTCTTTGgaataagttttgcctctaaggcaaaaaattataaaacaactcataaatcaaggcacaatgtggtagtgtcaaatcttgtttgtggagcataacttgttatttgaaaatccttgagttaagtcttggttttaaggcaagagttataaaacatctcataaatcaaaaaacaatgtggtagtgtcaacacttgtccATAGGCATAACTTGTcggataagtcttgcctctaagacaagagttatagaatatctcataaattaagacacgatgtggtagtgtcaattcttgcctATGGAGCGTAACTTgctgtttgaaagtccttagacTAATTCGAACCTTTAAGGCAAGAGTTACAAACATCTCACAAATCAAGACATcgtgtggtagtgtcaactcttacccatggggcataacttgttgtttaaaagtcattgatttataaaacatctcaaaaatcaagacacaatgtggtagtgtcaaatcttgtccGTGGAGCGTAacttgtttaaaagtccttgggctaagtcttgccactaaagcaagagttatagaacatctcataaatcaaaacataatgtgatcaTGTCAACTCTGACCCATGGAGtgtaatttgttatttgaaagtccttgggttaagccttacctctaaggcaagagttatagaatatctcataaatcaaaaaacaatgtggtaatgtcaactcttgcccatggggcacaacttgttacttgaaagtccttggaaagagttataaagcatctcatacatcaatacacaatgtggtggtgtcaactcttgcccatagggcataacttgttatttgataGTCCTTATGCTGAGTCTTACCTcttaagacaagagttatagagcatttcataagtaaaaaacaac contains:
- the LOC107846669 gene encoding uncharacterized vacuolar membrane protein YML018C isoform X1, producing the protein MGWKYKAGLFLISAVVVIWVTSAEVTQGIFSEYKQPFAITYLGASLLVIYLPVAFLKDWICDLLKRRPSRTDKSTDNESYMRHSSPLKHTVQKVFEIEIQKSMDRKDSEENISAEEEGKPLVAIYNGSSDDLKNGKEMTAWQIACYGFFLAPLWFITEYLSNAALEHTSVASTTVLSSTSGLFTLFVGVIFGEDSLNMAKVVAVFVSISGVVMTTLGKSWATDESHLNSSSSDERSLLGDLFGLLSAMSYGLFTVLLKKFAGEEGKGVDMQKLFGYIGLCTLLTMWWLVWPLTALGIEPKFTIPHSAKLDEVVLANGLVGSVLSDYFWALCVVWTTPLVATLGMSLTIPLAMVADMVIHGRHYSAIYILGSAQVTTLMQKRELDCSPKYTSSIL
- the LOC107846669 gene encoding uncharacterized vacuolar membrane protein YML018C isoform X3, which codes for MGWKYKAGLFLISAVVVIWVTSAEVTQGIFSEYKQPFAITYLGASLLVIYLPVAFLKDWICDLLKRRPSRTDKSTDNESYMRHSSPLKHTVQKVFEIEIQKSMDRKDSEENISAEEEGKPLVAIYNGSSDDLKNGKEMTAWQIACYGFFLAPLWFITEYLSNAALEHTSVASTTVLSSTSGLFTLFVGVIFGEDSLNMAKVVAVFVSISGVVMTTLGKSWATDESHLNSSSSDERSLLGDLFGLLSAMSYGLFTVLLKKFAGEEGKGVDMQKLFGYIGLCTLLTMWWLVWPLTALGIEPKFTIPHSAKLDEVVLANGLVGSVLSDYFWALCVVWTTPLVATLGMSLTIPLAMVADMVIHGRHYSAIYILGSAQVFAGFVIANIADRISKLMGL
- the LOC107846669 gene encoding uncharacterized vacuolar membrane protein YML018C isoform X2, coding for MGWKYKAGLFLISAVVVIWVTSAEVTQGIFSEYKQPFAITYLGASLLVIYLPVAFLKDWICDLLKRRPSRTDKSTDNESYMRHSSPLKHTVQKVFEIEIQKSMDRKDSEENISAEEEGKPLVAIYNGSSDDLKNGKEMTAWQIACYGFFLAPLWFITEYLSNAALEHTSVASTTVLSSTSGLFTLFVGVIFGEDSLNMAKVVAVFVSISGVVMTTLGKSWATDESHLNSSSDERSLLGDLFGLLSAMSYGLFTVLLKKFAGEEGKGVDMQKLFGYIGLCTLLTMWWLVWPLTALGIEPKFTIPHSAKLDEVVLANGLVGSVLSDYFWALCVVWTTPLVATLGMSLTIPLAMVADMVIHGRHYSAIYILGSAQVTTLMQKRELDCSPKYTSSIL
- the LOC107846669 gene encoding uncharacterized transporter C405.03c isoform X4 — translated: MGWKYKAGLFLISAVVVIWVTSAEVTQGIFSEYKQPFAITYLGASLLVIYLPVAFLKDWICDLLKRRPSRTDKSTDNESYMRHSSPLKHTVQKVFEIEIQKSMDRKDSEENISAEEEGKPLVAIYNGSSDDLKNGKEMTAWQIACYGFFLAPLWFITEYLSNAALEHTSVASTTVLSSTSGLFTLFVGVIFGEDSLNMAKVVAVFVSISGVVMTTLGKSWATDESHLNSSSDERSLLGDLFGLLSAMSYGLFTVLLKKFAGEEGKGVDMQKLFGYIGLCTLLTMWWLVWPLTALGIEPKFTIPHSAKLDEVVLANGLVGSVLSDYFWALCVVWTTPLVATLGMSLTIPLAMVADMVIHGRHYSAIYILGSAQVFAGFVIANIADRISKLMGL